GCGCCCGATGTCGGCGCCTTCTTCGCGCCGCGACCGCCGGCCCGGCCCGTGCCGCTTGGCGCCATCGCGGTTGAGAAGGCGGAATGGGGTGGCCACCGCCAGTCTGCCCCGCCCGCGGTCTCGCCGCGCGTGACGCTGCAACGCGAGCCCTTCGGCCGCATCGACACCGATGTCGTGGTGATCGGCGCCGGCGTGGTGGGCTCCGCGGTCGCCTGGGAGCTCGCCCGCTCCGGCGTTTCCGTCACCGTCGTCGACCGGCACGAGCCCAACGTCCAAGCCTCAGGCGCCAATGCCGGCAGCCTCCACGTCCAGCTCCTCTCTTTCGATTTCGGCGCCAAGGCCCAGGCCGGCGGCCGCCCGGCGGCGGAGGTGCTGCGCATTGCCCCCGTCTCCATCCGCCTGTGGAAGGAGATCGAGGCTCTGTCGGGAGCCGATTTCGAGATGGCGACGCCCGGCGGCGTCATGGTCGGCGAGAGCGAGGCCGACATGGCCTTCCTCGCCCAGAAGACGGCGCTGGAGAAAAGCTACGGCATCGATTCCGAGCTGATCGGCGCCAACGAGCTGCGCAGCCTCGAGCCGCTGATCGCCCCGCATTTCACCGGCGCCGCGCTCTGCCGCGACGAGGGCAAGATCAATCCGCTCAGGGCGACGCCCGCCATCGTCGCCATGGCGAAAGCAGCCGGGGCGCGGTTCGAGACCTTTGCCGGCGTCACGTCCATCGAACGCGAGGGCGCAGGCTGGCGCGTCGAGACGGAAGCCGGGACAGTGGTCGCCCGCCGCGTCGTCAATTGCGCCGGCGGCTGGGCCTCGCGCGTCGCCGCCATGGCGGCGCGGCCGATCCCCGTCCAGGGCGCGCCCCTGCAGATGATTGTCACCGAGCCCGGGCCGACAATGGTCAAGCACCTCGTCGCCCATGCGAGCCGGCACCTGAGCCTCAAGCAGGCCGATACGGGCGGCCTCGTCATCGGCGGCGCCTGGCCGGCCTCGCTCGACCCGGCGACGGGCGCGAGCCATGTCGAGATGGCGAGCATCGAGGGCAATGCCTGGGTTGCCGCGCATGTGCTGCCCGCGGCGGCGCGGCTGCGCATCGTCCGTGTCTGGGCGGCGATGAACATCAACATCGACGGCGCGCCGATCCTCGGCGAAATGCCTGGCGCGCCTGGGTTCTTCAACTGCGTGACCTCGAACGGCTATTCGCTGGCGCCGGTCGTCGCCCGTATCACCCGCGACCTCATGGTCGACGGCCGCTCAGACCTGCCGCACGCCATGTTCGGGCTCGACAGGTTCTAGCCACACCAGTCCTTCAGGATCGCCGCCACCACCGCCACGCAGCGTTCATGGTCGGCGGCGTCCACCCATTCATCGGCAAAGCCGTTCTGGGTGAGGTTGCCGCCGAGCGGCCCGAGGCCGATGCAGGGAATACCGGCCTGCAGGATCGGCACCCGGATATCGCTCGCCGTATGGACGGGATTGACGAAGGACGGCTTGCCGACCACGGCGGTGATGGCGGTATCGGCGGCGCGGAACAGCGGATGATCGGCCGGAACTTCGGCGCCCGCGACGCCGGCGAGGAAGGCGATCTCCGGCTTCGGCAGGGCGTCGAAGGGGGCGCGCTGGAAGACCGCCTTCACAGTCGCTGCGATCTCCCCCCGCACGTCGGCGAGGCGCTCGCCCGGCGGCATCGACACCGCGCCCTCGATCACGCCGGAGACGGCGATGGTGTTGCGCTTACCCTCGACCCCGAGCCGGGCATGGGAGACGTGGAGGTTGGTCGCACGCCCGACGAAGCCGGCGATGCGCTCATGGCGGATGCGCGCGCCGCGCGCCTGGTCCAGCTCAGCGAGGGCAGCAAGCAGCGCCGCCTGAACGGTTGCAGCGCTCACTGCGCGATGCGCAAAGGCGGTCTGACCCGGCTCCACCGTCTCCGGTGCCTTGCCGGCAAAGGAAATCCGGAACTCCACCAGGCCCGGCGTGCAGGCCTTCACCTCCGCCATGCCCATGCCGGACTCGGCGGGGTGGAGGTAGAGCGCCGCGTCGGGTGGGACCATCCGCGCCAGCAGGGCAGCGACGCCGCGGGCGTGGCGCTTGCTCGGCGTCGAGGCGATGATGATGTCGCCCGCCGGGCGCCAGCCATCTGCCTGGGCCAGCGCCAGCCCCGAGATCATCGCAGCGACGCCGCTGAGATCGTCGGCGACGCCGAAGCCAACGATGCGGCCGTCGCGGATTACGCCGGCGAAGGGATCGACGCTCCAGCGGGAGAGATCGCCGTGCGGTTCGCCGTCGGGATGGGCAAAGAGGATGAGGCTGCGTCCGCCGCCGCTCCCCTTGAGGCGGCCCACCACGGCGCGGCGCAGGCCCGGCTGGATCGTCTGGCCGGTGGCGAATTCCTCTTTGAGGGTCACGCCGGCGGGATCGTAATCGACCGTCTCGACCGCGCAGCCGATCGCCGCAAGCGCATCGGCGACCCGTGCCTGAACGGCCGCTTCGCCGTCGCGGCCAAGGCGGATGAGCTCCTGCAGGAAGGCAACGGGCGTTGGGCTGGTCATGCGGGCCTCAGGGCAGGGGATGGCCACGCCCGGTGGCGCGGGCGGCGGCGAGGATCTGGCGGGCTGCGACATTGTCCTCGAAGGCACGGCCATCCGAGAGGACGATGCGCCGGCCCTGGGCAGGCGCGCTCGCGCGGCCAACGGCGAGGTCGTCGATCCCGATGAGTGCGCGGCTCGCGACCGCATGCCCGGCCCATTGCCGGCGCAGCCGCTCGGGATGGTCGGAGATGACGGTATCAGCGGATGCGACAAGGGCAGGGTCGAGTTCGTGCGCCTCGGGATAGAAGGGGCCGACCCCGACGAGGATGCCGCCATCCGGCAGCGGCCCGACCGGCAGCGGCGTCGCAGCCAGCGACAGGGTCACCAGGGCATCGGCCCGTCCGGCAAGGCCGGCCAGCGGGGCCGCCTCGCATCGTGCGGCGATGGCGGGCGACAGGCTGGCCACAAAGGTGTCAGCCGCCTCGACACCCCGCGAGGCCGAGGCGATGATCACCCGCTCCGCGATGTCCGTCTCGATCAGTACCCGCGCATGGGTGCGCGCCTGCAGGCCGGTGCCCACCAGCGCGATGGTCGCGTTCGTCACCCCGAGCAGGCGCAGCGCCAGCGCGGTGACACCCGCGGTGCGATAGGCCGTCAGCCTGCGGGCCGAGAGGATGGCGGCGATCTGGCCGGTGGTGGGCTCGGCGGCAATCACGACCGCATCGATCTCGGGGCGCCCCTCGGCCGCATTGGCGGGCCGTCCCGCCAGCACCTTGGCGGAGGCGAGGTCGCCGCCGTGATCCACCGCCGGGAAGACCGAGAGATAGCCGGTCGCGCCATCCGTGCCGTCGATCCGCGCCGCGTCACGCTCGATAAAGCGGCCAAGGTCGGCGAAAGCCTGCGCCAGCCCGTCGACCAGCATCGCCGGGTCGACGAGCGCTTCGACATCCGCTTCGCCAAGCCAGAGAACCGCCATGGCACGGAGACTGTCACGCAGGTCCCCGGCCGTCCATGCCGGGGCGGCGCTGCCACCCCTGCGGCGGACGCGCAGGCGTCAGTGAATCTCGGGCTCGGGGATCTTCGCCGTGCCCTCGAGGAAGTCGAAGTCGCAGCCCTGGTCGGCCTGCCGGATATGCTCGGCCGACATCTTGCCCCAGCCGCGCGGATAGTCGCGGTCCGGCGGCGTCCAGGCGGCGATGCGGGCGGCGATCTCGGCCTCGGTGAGGTTCACCGAGATGGAGCGCGCCTCCACGTCGACGCTGATCAGGTCGCCGGTCTTCACCGCCGCCAGCGGCCCGCGCACATAGGCCTCCGGCGCCACGTGGAGCACGCAGGCGCCATAGCTGGTGCCTGACATGCGGGCATCGGAGATGCGCAGCATGTCGCGCACGCCCTGCTTCAGCAGCTTCTTCGGGATGGGCAGCATGCCCCATTCGGGCATGCCTGGTCCGCCGACGGGGCCGGCATTCTTCAGCACCATGACGTGGTCGGCGGTGACGTCGAGGGTCTCGTCGTTCACCGCCTTGGACATCTCGTCATAGGTCTCGAAGACCAGCGCCGGGCCGGTATGCTTCAGGAGCCGTGGCTCGGCCGCCGAGGGCTTGATGACACAGCCGCCGGGGGCGAGGTTGCCGCGCAGCACGGCAAGGCCGTTCTCGGTGGAGACGGGCTTGTCCAGCGGCCGGATGATGTCCGCGTCATAGACCTGCGCCAGGTCGATCATGTGCGAGAGCGGCTTGCCCGTCACAGTCATGGCGTCGGTGTGAAGGAGGCTCTTCAGCTGCTTCAGCATGGCCGGCAGGCCGCCCGCATAGTAGAAGTCCTCCATGAGGAAGCCGCCGGAGGGCCTGATATTGGCGATGACCGGCACCTTCCGCGAGAAGGCGTCGAAGTCGTCGGGCGTCAGCGGCACGCCGGCGCGGCCCGCCATGGCGATGAGGTGGATGATGGCGTTGGTCGAGCCCGCCACGGCCATGTGAACCACCAGGGCATTCTCGAAGCTTTTCCGGGTGAGGATCTTGTCCGGCGTCAGGTCGTCCCAGACCATCTCGACGATGCGCTTGCCGGCCATGGCGGCCATGCGGGGATGAGCCGAATCCGCAGCCGGAATCGCCGAGGCGCCGGGCAGGGTCAGGCCGAGCACCTCGGCATGGCTCATCATCGTCGCCGCGGTGCCCATCACCATGCAGGTGCCGAAGGAACGGGCGATGCCCGTCTCCATGTCGTTCCACTGCGCTTCGGTGATGTTGCCGGCTTCCTTCTCGGCCCAGTACTTCCAAACGTCCGAGCCCGAGCCGAGCGTCTTGCCCGCCCAGTTGCCGCGCAGCATCGGCCCCGCCGGCACGAAGATGAAGGGCAGGCCGGCGCTGGTCGCGCCCATGACGAGGGCGGGGGTGGACTTGTCGCAGCCGCCGAGCAGCACCACGCCGTCGAGCGGGTGGGAGCGGATCGATTCCTCCGCCTCCATGGCGAGGAAGTTGCGGTAGAGCAT
The Phreatobacter oligotrophus DNA segment above includes these coding regions:
- a CDS encoding M20 family metallopeptidase gives rise to the protein MTSPTPVAFLQELIRLGRDGEAAVQARVADALAAIGCAVETVDYDPAGVTLKEEFATGQTIQPGLRRAVVGRLKGSGGGRSLILFAHPDGEPHGDLSRWSVDPFAGVIRDGRIVGFGVADDLSGVAAMISGLALAQADGWRPAGDIIIASTPSKRHARGVAALLARMVPPDAALYLHPAESGMGMAEVKACTPGLVEFRISFAGKAPETVEPGQTAFAHRAVSAATVQAALLAALAELDQARGARIRHERIAGFVGRATNLHVSHARLGVEGKRNTIAVSGVIEGAVSMPPGERLADVRGEIAATVKAVFQRAPFDALPKPEIAFLAGVAGAEVPADHPLFRAADTAITAVVGKPSFVNPVHTASDIRVPILQAGIPCIGLGPLGGNLTQNGFADEWVDAADHERCVAVVAAILKDWCG
- the araD gene encoding L-arabinonate dehydratase, with the translated sequence MSAKKSPKDLRSYRWFGTSDMRSFGHRSRTLQMGYGRDEFMGKPVIGIINTWSDVNPCHLHLRDRAEAVKRGVWAAGGFPVEIPVMSVSEQYQKPTTMLYRNFLAMEAEESIRSHPLDGVVLLGGCDKSTPALVMGATSAGLPFIFVPAGPMLRGNWAGKTLGSGSDVWKYWAEKEAGNITEAQWNDMETGIARSFGTCMVMGTAATMMSHAEVLGLTLPGASAIPAADSAHPRMAAMAGKRIVEMVWDDLTPDKILTRKSFENALVVHMAVAGSTNAIIHLIAMAGRAGVPLTPDDFDAFSRKVPVIANIRPSGGFLMEDFYYAGGLPAMLKQLKSLLHTDAMTVTGKPLSHMIDLAQVYDADIIRPLDKPVSTENGLAVLRGNLAPGGCVIKPSAAEPRLLKHTGPALVFETYDEMSKAVNDETLDVTADHVMVLKNAGPVGGPGMPEWGMLPIPKKLLKQGVRDMLRISDARMSGTSYGACVLHVAPEAYVRGPLAAVKTGDLISVDVEARSISVNLTEAEIAARIAAWTPPDRDYPRGWGKMSAEHIRQADQGCDFDFLEGTAKIPEPEIH